The Effusibacillus lacus genome segment CTGGAGGGGGTTGCTGACGTTATGTCAGCCTATGCCCTGATGCATCACGTTGAAATCAAGATGCATACGGAAGACGGACTGGTTATATTGGCCAACAAGGCAAATTTGAAGCAGATATTCATAAACCTTGTGAAAAATTCAATAGAGGCGATGCCAACAGGTGGCATTATTCAAATCGGGGCCAGTGCCCCGGATGACGAAGTCATCATAAAAATCTTCGACACGGGGATCGGGATGACGCCAGAGCAATTGGAACGGCTTGGAGAGCCTTATTATTCGACGAAAGACAAAGGAACCGGACTAGGTCTTATGGTTACTCAGAGACTGGTGGAAGCCATGAACGGCACCATACGGTTTGAAAGCGAAGTCGGCAAGGGAACGACTGTAACAGTTTCGTTTCCACTGGGTTCAAATGGAAGTTTAACTACCTGAGCATCTTAATGACAGTAGGAACCGAGCTTCATCAGGAACTGGCTTCGTGCGAATCTGCCGTTGTCACACGATTCCCTTTTCGGAAAAATACTGCATGCCTCAAGAGGCATGCAGTATAGTATGAAGCCAATGCATAATAGACGGGTTAGCTGATAGGATGCCTGTTAACATTTTTGACCGCAATATACTCGCGGGCATTCTGATGGACTCGGGGAGTAGAAGCAATGAGCTTTATACCTTCCTGCATGACGTTGTTGAAACCATCTTGGAGGGCATTGTCGGCGCCCCGGGTCGAAGAACCACAGCGCATTGGTTGCCGGATGATGTCGTTCTCCGTTGATGCAACGTTGTGCGAGCCTGATTTCGCTTTGTCGCGCCCGTTGGTAGAAATATCCTTTAGTAACCGCTTCAAATCCACCCGGACGCTGGAATACCATGTCCTGAATCGTACGGATTTTTTTGAAATCCAAGCAATCTGCCCGAACCCGATTAACTCCTACGTTGCCAACCAACAGCATTCCTAATTTTCCTTCTCCTTCCGCTTCCGCCCGGATTAGTCTAGCAAGAAGCTTACGATGGGCAGAAGTTGCTTTCACAACAGCCATAAGTCTCCTCCTTTTCTGCTCCATATACGTAATGAGTTTGATCAGCCTTATAAGAAATATGGGATCGTTCGCGTCCTCCAGTTTCCGGAATAAAGAATTCCCACGACTAATTTATTGGAAGAAGAGCCTTTTGGATTGTTGTCCCTGCCGAATTGGGCAAGTGCGGTGGGTCTGGCGGAATGAAACTCATGCCACCCGGTAGCAGCCGTTAAAGACCCGGGACCGGATTCACAACTGAAATTCCCCTTGAAATGTGGGGGCATTTTATGTGCGCTTGACAGTTCACCGTCTCTCAGCAAGGGCACAAGAGGTCACTCATTGATCATTAAGGCATAGAACGTCGAACACTATATTTACGGTCGAAATTGAAAATACTTATACTTATGGGCTTGTGTGAAATTTGCCCATTATTTATTTTCGATTTAGGTGAAAATCCACGTTGAGGTGTACAAAATGGAACCTATTATTCCAATGGAACCCAAAAGAAGTGAAAAAATTCCTGCTGGAGATGAATGGATTGCTCAAATAAAGTGGGATGGTGTTCGTGTTTTGACGTATTATGACGGGCAAGCAGTCCGTCTTTATAATCGAAAATTGAACGAACGCACATCGCACTATCCTGAAATCACCAATATTAAAACGTATTGTGATGCAAAATCCGTAATATTAGACGGTGAAATCATTGCTTTAGGCCCAGATGGCAAACCTTCATTTCATGAAGTTATGCGAAGGGATGGGGTCCGACGAACAGAAAAAATAGCCAGAATGAAAAGAGTCGTACCGATTACTTACATGATTTTTGACGTGATTTTTTATAACGGGATTTGGATAAATTCTTACTCATTAAGTCAAAGAAACCAGATTTTGTCCGATATCATTCTTCCCAATAACCAGATTCAGTTGGTTTCTTCCCATGAGGATGGTCAGGCTTTGTTTAAAGTAATGAAACAATATGGTATGGAAGGAATCATTATGAAAAGACTGGATTCCCAGTACATTATTGGGAAGAAAAAAGATATATGGCTCAAAATCAAGAATTATCGTGATCTCATTGCTGTAATTGGAGGATATACCTTAAGCGGAGGAATTATTAATGCAGTTCTTTTGGGGCTATACGATGACCAAGAAAGATTTCTGTATATTGGTCATACCGGAACTGGAAAACTGTCTCAAAAGGAATGGAAAACGCTTACCGAAGTCCTAAAACCTTTAACCCTCAAAGAACGTCCATTCGCAAACAAACCCGAACGCCAAACAGATGTTTACTGGGCTAAGCCGATTATTACAGTTAAAGTCCAATATACCGAATGGACAGAAGGACGTTCACTGCGTCAACCCAGTCTACAAGCATTTGTATACGTTCCCCCTTCGGAATGTAAATTTAGTAAGGTTCAAGAGGCATAGAAGTTACTAGAATTTGTTTGAATAAAATGGGAGGTCATTCAAGGTGCGCAAACTCTTTCGGCGAGTCCGTTTTATTCTGAATGTGAAAAAATTCGTTCCGTTCTTGATGGATTATTTTACATCCGGTCAAGTGACCTTCAAAAGAAAACTGTTATCATTGCTGTTCATCGGAGTCTATTTTGTTTTGCCGTTTGACTTGATCCCCGACTTTCTTACATTTTTCGGGTTCTTCGATGACATTGCCGTGTTAACTTGGATTTTGCAGAA includes the following:
- the ligD gene encoding non-homologous end-joining DNA ligase, producing the protein MEPIIPMEPKRSEKIPAGDEWIAQIKWDGVRVLTYYDGQAVRLYNRKLNERTSHYPEITNIKTYCDAKSVILDGEIIALGPDGKPSFHEVMRRDGVRRTEKIARMKRVVPITYMIFDVIFYNGIWINSYSLSQRNQILSDIILPNNQIQLVSSHEDGQALFKVMKQYGMEGIIMKRLDSQYIIGKKKDIWLKIKNYRDLIAVIGGYTLSGGIINAVLLGLYDDQERFLYIGHTGTGKLSQKEWKTLTEVLKPLTLKERPFANKPERQTDVYWAKPIITVKVQYTEWTEGRSLRQPSLQAFVYVPPSECKFSKVQEA
- a CDS encoding cell wall hydrolase, which codes for MAVVKATSAHRKLLARLIRAEAEGEGKLGMLLVGNVGVNRVRADCLDFKKIRTIQDMVFQRPGGFEAVTKGYFYQRARQSEIRLAQRCINGERHHPATNALWFFDPGRRQCPPRWFQQRHAGRYKAHCFYSPSPSECPRVYCGQKC
- a CDS encoding YkvA family protein, whose translation is MRKLFRRVRFILNVKKFVPFLMDYFTSGQVTFKRKLLSLLFIGVYFVLPFDLIPDFLTFFGFFDDIAVLTWILQKIIEKAPQELKDKYGMGQES